One Desulfovulcanus ferrireducens DNA segment encodes these proteins:
- a CDS encoding DEAD/DEAH box helicase, protein MLSNEEKKVKEILQNFVKENIPEYILEISEELIAQNGVQKVTLKKRDQYWDIEGHVQGDDFQMYNSEIGLNLEGESVNFYCNCPESFSGICKHIGATVLKFLSSLSEDSQDAIPKARTDWRHNFHHFFATELEPEPGQHYLVYRFFPEYGRLQVEFFRARQNKSGLSTVLNPITLEQIIRNPNWCEVSPSLPKVAEQIGQYLDYYGHRVEIPYGLLTWFFWTIRDEYYLFFEETEQPVRVLSTPMRLQLRPTLSEDGLSFEIMLGREGKLPFSITGEKVFFYGQLPLWVYWKHCFYPVQTGLPPSLIQELAVEPPIVPHSEISEFLDRVWTKIHASDLFGQEEFLERMSPIFVQAKYNPKLFLDEEGSLLTLQIQNIYETEHGEITLSGPDQDLQTGSYQFEGKSFLIRRDQAKEGELLSKLVDIGFQARSNSMWFLEPEEAINFLLDHYPQLIKEYRVFGEQNLTRYKVRLSPPNVVAKVETKEEDKWFNLDIVVEYEDIQVPIEKIWKAWTQGKRYVQLKDGSYTSLPESWLKKLGHKLQAMGFDPEKPPKKKFHNHEAPILDKIIEDIDDVQADSFWTELREKIHSFTEIKQVSPPKGLNATLRPYQLQGLSYLNFLREYKFGGILADEMGLGKTIQTLSFLQYMKEKGLKGPNLIIVPTSVLPNWEREAQKFVPDMKRLVIYGARRENMFKKIKDSELVMTTYALLRRDLDELIKHEYNSIILDEAQNIKNPNTITARSVRKLEAKFRLCLSGTPIENNLLELWSLFEFLMPGFLGSQHAFQKGFVKPIKDGDQETLEYLRARVKPFILRRTKSEVAKDLPPKVENVYYSALLDEQMELYAALAKKLKEQVMQRVDEKGIAGSQMSILDALLKLRQICCHPRLLKLDMPGVNTNIPSGKFEAFKDLVTNIIEDGHKVLVFSQFVQMLHIIRSWLNMNKIPFAYLDGSSKDRFEQVDRFNNNPNIPIFLISLKAGGTGLNLTSADYVIHYDPWWNPAVENQATDRTHRIGQTKQVFAYKMICENTVEEKILKLQEQKRGVAEAIIPGQSAWKSLTRDDLEMLFEV, encoded by the coding sequence ATGCTTAGTAATGAAGAAAAGAAAGTCAAAGAAATTCTTCAAAACTTTGTCAAAGAAAATATTCCTGAGTATATTTTAGAAATATCGGAAGAGTTGATTGCCCAAAACGGAGTACAAAAAGTCACTTTAAAAAAAAGGGACCAGTATTGGGATATTGAGGGTCATGTCCAGGGTGACGATTTTCAGATGTACAATTCTGAAATAGGCCTGAACCTGGAAGGAGAATCTGTAAACTTCTATTGTAATTGTCCAGAATCATTTTCCGGGATATGCAAACATATTGGAGCTACTGTCCTAAAATTTTTATCTTCTTTAAGCGAAGACAGCCAGGACGCAATCCCCAAAGCCCGCACTGATTGGCGGCATAATTTCCATCATTTTTTTGCCACTGAACTCGAACCTGAACCTGGTCAACACTACTTAGTCTATCGATTCTTCCCGGAATACGGAAGACTCCAAGTAGAATTTTTTCGAGCCAGGCAAAATAAGTCAGGATTGTCTACCGTCCTTAACCCAATTACTTTAGAACAAATAATACGTAACCCTAATTGGTGTGAAGTCTCTCCCTCTCTTCCCAAAGTTGCCGAACAAATTGGGCAATATCTGGACTATTATGGTCATCGCGTTGAAATTCCCTATGGACTCTTAACCTGGTTTTTCTGGACCATTCGTGATGAATACTATCTCTTTTTTGAGGAGACAGAACAACCTGTTCGCGTTCTCAGCACCCCTATGCGCTTACAGCTGAGACCTACTCTTTCCGAAGATGGTTTAAGTTTTGAAATCATGCTTGGCCGGGAAGGAAAACTCCCTTTCTCTATAACCGGAGAAAAAGTCTTTTTCTATGGTCAGCTACCATTATGGGTTTACTGGAAACATTGTTTTTATCCCGTCCAGACAGGTCTTCCCCCAAGCCTGATCCAGGAGTTGGCAGTAGAGCCACCAATAGTCCCTCACAGTGAAATTTCTGAATTTCTGGACCGGGTCTGGACTAAAATCCACGCCTCAGACCTCTTTGGTCAGGAAGAATTCCTCGAACGCATGTCGCCTATCTTTGTTCAGGCCAAATACAATCCTAAATTGTTCCTGGATGAAGAAGGAAGTCTTTTAACTTTACAAATTCAAAACATATATGAAACAGAACACGGCGAAATTACTTTAAGCGGCCCTGACCAAGACCTGCAAACCGGCAGTTACCAATTCGAAGGTAAATCCTTTCTTATTCGCCGTGACCAGGCCAAAGAAGGCGAGCTGTTATCTAAACTAGTGGATATAGGTTTCCAAGCCCGAAGCAACTCCATGTGGTTTTTAGAGCCTGAAGAGGCCATTAACTTTCTCCTTGACCACTATCCACAACTTATCAAGGAGTACCGCGTCTTTGGAGAACAAAACCTGACCAGATATAAAGTGCGTCTCTCTCCGCCCAATGTAGTGGCCAAAGTAGAGACCAAAGAAGAAGACAAATGGTTCAACCTGGACATCGTGGTTGAATATGAGGACATCCAAGTCCCCATCGAAAAAATCTGGAAAGCATGGACCCAGGGCAAACGTTATGTCCAATTAAAGGATGGTTCTTATACCAGTTTGCCCGAATCCTGGCTGAAAAAACTGGGGCACAAACTCCAGGCCATGGGTTTTGATCCTGAAAAGCCGCCCAAGAAAAAATTCCATAATCATGAAGCACCTATCCTGGATAAAATCATTGAGGACATCGATGATGTTCAGGCTGATAGCTTCTGGACAGAACTCAGGGAAAAAATCCATTCATTTACCGAGATCAAACAAGTCTCCCCACCTAAAGGCCTTAACGCGACTCTTCGCCCCTATCAATTACAAGGTCTTAGCTACTTAAATTTTCTCAGGGAATACAAGTTCGGCGGGATCCTGGCAGACGAGATGGGCTTAGGTAAAACCATCCAAACCCTGTCTTTCCTCCAATATATGAAAGAAAAAGGGCTCAAGGGTCCCAATCTAATTATTGTTCCTACCTCGGTTCTACCCAACTGGGAGCGGGAAGCCCAAAAATTCGTTCCGGACATGAAAAGGCTGGTCATCTATGGAGCGCGGCGAGAAAATATGTTCAAAAAGATCAAGGATTCAGAGTTGGTTATGACTACCTATGCTCTTCTTCGCCGCGATCTGGATGAGTTAATCAAGCATGAATACAATTCCATTATCCTGGATGAAGCTCAAAACATCAAGAATCCCAACACTATCACTGCCCGATCCGTGCGTAAGTTAGAAGCCAAATTCCGTCTCTGTCTATCTGGAACACCTATTGAAAATAATCTGCTGGAACTATGGTCTCTTTTTGAATTCTTAATGCCGGGCTTTTTGGGTTCACAACACGCCTTTCAAAAAGGATTTGTCAAACCTATCAAAGACGGCGATCAGGAAACTCTGGAATATTTACGGGCCAGGGTCAAACCATTTATCTTGCGCCGAACCAAATCCGAAGTGGCCAAAGATCTGCCTCCCAAGGTGGAAAATGTCTACTACAGCGCTCTGCTTGACGAACAAATGGAACTTTATGCCGCTCTGGCCAAAAAACTCAAAGAACAGGTCATGCAAAGAGTGGACGAAAAAGGCATTGCTGGCAGTCAAATGTCTATTCTCGATGCCTTACTTAAACTTAGACAGATCTGCTGTCATCCAAGATTGCTCAAATTGGATATGCCAGGAGTGAACACCAATATTCCATCAGGTAAATTCGAGGCCTTTAAAGATCTGGTCACCAATATCATTGAAGACGGACATAAAGTTCTGGTCTTTTCCCAATTCGTTCAGATGCTGCACATAATCCGCTCATGGCTGAATATGAATAAAATCCCCTTTGCTTATCTGGACGGCTCGAGCAAGGATCGCTTCGAACAAGTAGATAGGTTCAATAATAACCCAAATATACCTATTTTCCTCATTTCACTAAAAGCTGGTGGTA